The proteins below come from a single Necator americanus strain Aroian chromosome V, whole genome shotgun sequence genomic window:
- a CDS encoding hypothetical protein (NECATOR_CHRV.G20755.T1), translating into MGDTCLLAPFLAVVRDISTSIPTATSTTSLRAQPTEPCGAQCHFNSTMRPSLALLGRQGPALIRTAPSTMLIGPMLHRVSTRFDPTT; encoded by the coding sequence ATGGGTGACACCTGCTTGCTGgcaccattcctcgctgtagttcgcgatatTTCCACCTCTATTCCGACTGCTACCTCCACtacgtcgcttcgagcgcagcctaCCGAACCGTGCGGTGCTCAATGTCATTTTAACTCTACTATGAGACCATCACTAGCTCTACTCGGACGCCAAGGTCCCGCTTTGATCCGAACAGCTCCCTCCACCATGCTGATCGGACCGATGCTGCACAGAGTTTCAAcccgtttcgacccgactacatag
- a CDS encoding hypothetical protein (NECATOR_CHRV.G20754.T1) translates to MLFSCNKYMTRKVAGRGMTLGLRYQLAENIKALKIIIPIIVCDSLITVFDIGVEQFFGVSRTFDMSRCANTPYLYEFICCQLIRFIIQFAIPIWTCYSHPSLRKFFKRKHNVSGDEHEGKRFILNAIVMTEPTIIRLQSESLISFLEDYDRERVLVMVDTKSPKYAQFKENLYVAMKNQRPGVEFAILDADVDEHGMVLDELDLTKDDLPALCYMSRGEDLNVCKLKESSILYLSTVLYDLLELDSSSNEEDLLSAVETATEIMDDPNLQ, encoded by the exons ATGCTTTTCTCATGTAATAAGTATATGACAAGAAAGGTAGCCGGTAGAGGAATGACTCTAGGACTTCGCTATCAACTTGCCGAAAATATTAAagctttaaaaattattataccA ATAATCGTATGCGACTCATTAATTACCGTATTCGATATTGGAGTGGAACAGTTTTTTGGAGTTTCCCGAACTTTCGATATGAGTAGATGTGCCAACACACCCTATCTTTATGAATTCATCTGTTGTCAATTG ATTCGATTTATCATTCAGTTTGCTATTCCTATTTGGACATGCTATTCACATCCATCGttacggaaatttttcaaaagaaaacacaacgTATCAGGAGATGAACACGAAGGAAAAAG GTTCATTTTGAATGCTATTGTTATGACG GAACCAACAATAATTCGACTTCAATCTGAAAGTCTTATATCTTTTCTGGAAGACTATGATCGGGAGCGTGTTCTTGTTATGGTCGATACTAAATCGCCGAAATATGCGCAGTTTAAGGAGAATTTATATGTAGCCATGAAAAATCAGAGG CCTGGCGTAGAGTTTGCGATATTGGATGCGGATGTTGACGAGCACGGTATGGTTCTGGATGAACTCGATCTAACTAAGGACGATTTACCGGCGCTATGCTACATGAGTCGCGGTGAAGATTTGAATGTTTGTAAACTAAAAGAGAGCTCAATCCTCTATCTTTctactgttttgtacgatttgTTGGAGTTAGATTCATCATCCAATGAAGAAGATCTTCTG AGTGCAGTAGAAACTGCGACTGAAATAATGGACGATCCAAACCTTCAATGA
- a CDS encoding hypothetical protein (NECATOR_CHRV.G20754.T2), with product MTEPTIIRLQSESLISFLEDYDRERVLVMVDTKSPKYAQFKENLYVAMKNQRPGVEFAILDADVDEHGMVLDELDLTKDDLPALCYMSRGEDLNVCKLKESSILYLSTVLYDLLELDSSSNEEDLLSAVETATEIMDDPNLQ from the exons ATGACG GAACCAACAATAATTCGACTTCAATCTGAAAGTCTTATATCTTTTCTGGAAGACTATGATCGGGAGCGTGTTCTTGTTATGGTCGATACTAAATCGCCGAAATATGCGCAGTTTAAGGAGAATTTATATGTAGCCATGAAAAATCAGAGG CCTGGCGTAGAGTTTGCGATATTGGATGCGGATGTTGACGAGCACGGTATGGTTCTGGATGAACTCGATCTAACTAAGGACGATTTACCGGCGCTATGCTACATGAGTCGCGGTGAAGATTTGAATGTTTGTAAACTAAAAGAGAGCTCAATCCTCTATCTTTctactgttttgtacgatttgTTGGAGTTAGATTCATCATCCAATGAAGAAGATCTTCTG AGTGCAGTAGAAACTGCGACTGAAATAATGGACGATCCAAACCTTCAATGA